A window of Candidatus Xiphinematobacter sp. Idaho Grape contains these coding sequences:
- the rplA gene encoding 50S ribosomal protein L1, which yields MQKKTSKRYRRAAELVDPRRKYPLAEAVSLLKKLPPTKFDQTVALSFKLGVNPKRTDHMVRGTCLLPHGSGKLVCVLVFATGQAAIDAREAGAEYVGYEDLLKKVETGFSSFDVAIATPAAMVEVRKLGKILGPRGLMPNPRAGTVVENTAAAVKEVKSGRVEFKLDKNANVSVPIGKFSFLEDCLMGNGRAVIDTLLRARPATAKGLFFRKIILSATMSPGLNIESSFSLKG from the coding sequence ATGCAGAAGAAAACAAGCAAACGTTACCGGCGTGCTGCCGAGTTAGTAGATCCCAGAAGGAAATATCCCTTGGCGGAGGCGGTTAGTCTTCTTAAGAAATTGCCTCCTACTAAGTTTGATCAAACGGTTGCCCTTTCCTTTAAGTTGGGGGTTAACCCCAAGCGGACCGATCATATGGTCCGAGGTACGTGCTTACTTCCCCATGGAAGTGGAAAGTTGGTATGTGTTTTGGTGTTTGCAACGGGTCAGGCGGCTATCGATGCACGGGAAGCTGGGGCAGAATACGTAGGCTATGAAGATCTTTTAAAAAAGGTAGAGACTGGATTTTCTAGTTTTGATGTTGCTATCGCTACTCCAGCAGCCATGGTAGAGGTGCGGAAGTTGGGAAAAATCCTCGGTCCTCGCGGTCTCATGCCTAATCCTAGGGCCGGAACGGTGGTGGAAAATACCGCTGCGGCAGTAAAGGAGGTCAAGTCCGGTCGTGTAGAGTTCAAGTTAGATAAGAACGCAAACGTATCTGTTCCAATAGGAAAGTTTTCCTTTTTGGAGGACTGTCTCATGGGGAATGGAAGGGCGGTAATTGATACACTTCTCAGGGCGCGCCCTGCTACCGCCAAGGGTCTGTTTTTTAGGAAGATTATCCTTAGTGCCACTATGTCCCCTGGACTGAATATAGAGTCATCCTTCTCCCTAAAGGGCTAA
- the rplK gene encoding 50S ribosomal protein L11, with product MAKEVVATVKLQIPAGQANPAPPVGPSLGQHGVNIVAFCKEFNAATQGQVGDILTVVIQVFKDKTFTFITKSPPAAVLLKKAAGIALGSKEPNKVKVGKLTRRQVMEIVKIKRGDLNTENEEAAFRILAGTARQAGIEVLPS from the coding sequence ATGGCAAAAGAGGTTGTTGCTACCGTTAAACTGCAAATTCCGGCCGGACAAGCGAACCCAGCTCCGCCAGTGGGCCCCTCTTTAGGGCAGCACGGGGTAAACATTGTGGCCTTTTGTAAAGAGTTCAATGCCGCAACACAAGGGCAAGTGGGAGACATTCTCACTGTGGTCATTCAAGTTTTCAAGGACAAAACTTTCACGTTCATTACCAAATCTCCTCCTGCTGCCGTCCTGCTCAAAAAGGCAGCTGGTATCGCTCTGGGCTCCAAGGAACCTAACAAGGTAAAGGTGGGGAAACTCACTAGAAGGCAGGTTATGGAGATTGTGAAAATTAAAAGGGGGGATCTTAACACGGAAAATGAAGAGGCCGCATTTCGCATTCTCGCTGGGACTGCCCGCCAAGCTGGCATTGAGGTTCTACCTAGCTAG
- the secG gene encoding preprotein translocase subunit SecG: MFIPVLLTLHVGVCLLLIVAVLMQRTRGEGLGTTFGSRAADNFFGAQASSVLAKVTTYLGAIFFVLTLFLAIAYARTSTGHLRLQKELDDLSRSSKVHPSSARQK; encoded by the coding sequence TTGTTTATACCAGTCCTCTTAACGCTCCACGTAGGAGTCTGCTTGTTGCTTATTGTTGCTGTACTTATGCAGAGAACCCGAGGTGAGGGGTTGGGCACTACCTTTGGCAGCAGAGCAGCCGATAACTTCTTCGGAGCACAGGCCTCCAGTGTTCTTGCCAAGGTTACGACGTACTTAGGGGCCATCTTCTTCGTCCTCACATTATTCCTTGCTATTGCGTATGCAAGAACATCTACAGGGCACCTTCGCCTCCAGAAGGAGTTAGACGATCTCTCTCGTTCGTCAAAGGTCCATCCCTCTTCTGCCAGACAGAAATAG
- the rplJ gene encoding 50S ribosomal protein L10 gives MRPEKTSIAADIQNCLKQSSFLFMVGYAGMQVAHFDELRKRLKAVNAKLCVVKNTLLLRAMQGLGFSKFGLDFCGQNALITGDGDVCAAAKVLRLFALEFEKPAIKMGMLGDVPLSLAQVEVLASLPSYDELRAQLLGLFKEPAGRLLRVLSEPGASLVRLFWLKANKSVPPL, from the coding sequence ATGAGGCCAGAAAAGACCAGCATCGCCGCAGATATTCAGAATTGCCTAAAGCAGTCTTCCTTTCTTTTTATGGTTGGATATGCGGGTATGCAGGTGGCCCATTTCGATGAGTTACGCAAACGTTTGAAGGCGGTGAATGCAAAACTGTGTGTGGTAAAGAACACTCTCCTCCTCCGTGCTATGCAGGGATTGGGTTTCTCGAAATTCGGACTAGATTTTTGTGGTCAAAACGCCCTAATTACTGGGGATGGTGATGTGTGTGCAGCTGCCAAGGTTCTCAGACTATTTGCTTTAGAGTTTGAAAAACCGGCCATAAAAATGGGGATGCTCGGTGATGTTCCTTTAAGTCTTGCACAGGTTGAGGTTTTAGCTAGTCTACCTTCATACGATGAGTTGCGCGCACAGCTTCTTGGTCTTTTCAAAGAGCCTGCCGGCCGCTTGCTTCGCGTTTTATCTGAACCTGGAGCAAGCCTGGTTCGCCTGTTTTGGCTCAAAGCAAATAAGTCAGTTCCTCCCCTGTAG